GGGCGCCCGGGGTGAAGTGTATTACACGGTCGTCGCGGAAGGTGCCACCCGTGAGGTTGTGGTCGGCAGTATCCAAGACACGCAGGTGGTCGATGCCACCCACGTCCTGGCCCGACTGGCCCAGTCCACTGCGCCCATCCAAACGAGCTTCAAGGTGCGGCTCACGCCCACCCCGATCCCGGCGGACAAATTCCTGGAGAACATGGTCTACATTCCCGGCGGGACCGCCACCATCGGACTGGACCGCAACAAAGCCAAGTTCTGGAATGAAACTCCGGCCCACCCGTACAATCTGGAGCCTTACTACATCGAGCGCACCGAGGTCACCATCGGCCAGTATGCCAAGTTTGTCCAGGAGACCGACCACCGACTGCCGCCCGGCTGGGAGGACGACACCCCGCCGGTCGAGGACGAACCTCTGCCCGTGACCGGCGTGACCTGGGAAGACGCGATGGCTTATTCCCGTTGGGCGCTCCGTCGCCTGCCCTCGGAGGAAGAATGGGAATGGGCCGGCCGGACCAGCCGCAGCTACATGTTCCCGTGGGGCAATGAGTTCATCAAGGACTACGCCAACACCGAAGAGGCGGATCGCGACCACGCCCTGCCCGTGATTTCGTTCCCCACCGATCTCTCCCAGTTCGGGGTATCCGATCTGGCCGGGAATGTCGCCGAGTGGACGCTGTCCGTCTATCGCCCCTACCCCGGTAACACCCACGACGAGGAGTACAACCCGGATCACTATGTGGTGCGGGGCGGCGCGTTCACGGTGAAGAACAAGTATTGCCGGCTGCCTTTTCGCGCCTCGAAGCCGAACAATTATCATTGCTCGGATGTGGGCTTCCGCACCGCGATCAGCATGCGTGAGCTGGACAAGTTGATCGCGGAAGGGCTGGTGGCCGCCTCACCGACCA
This portion of the Acidobacteriota bacterium genome encodes:
- a CDS encoding formylglycine-generating enzyme family protein; its protein translation is MKDPHKILFTLLLVLGFAVCVSAADVAASIEQIQTDGQMLLKVPNARLLKGARGEVYYTVVAEGATREVVVGSIQDTQVVDATHVLARLAQSTAPIQTSFKVRLTPTPIPADKFLENMVYIPGGTATIGLDRNKAKFWNETPAHPYNLEPYYIERTEVTIGQYAKFVQETDHRLPPGWEDDTPPVEDEPLPVTGVTWEDAMAYSRWALRRLPSEEEWEWAGRTSRSYMFPWGNEFIKDYANTEEADRDHALPVISFPTDLSQFGVSDLAGNVAEWTLSVYRPYPGNTHDEEYNPDHYVVRGGAFTVKNKYCRLPFRASKPNNYHCSDVGFRTAISMRELDKLIAEGLVAASPTK